One window of the Heteronotia binoei isolate CCM8104 ecotype False Entrance Well unplaced genomic scaffold, APGP_CSIRO_Hbin_v1 ptg001360l, whole genome shotgun sequence genome contains the following:
- the LOC132591039 gene encoding general transcription factor 3C polypeptide 5-like has protein sequence MAGGKPGAGAATPQLVRDKRLVCVEYPGVVRNEDKMLQTLGGEEGVSRVYADPNRRLELYFRPKDPYCHPVCANRFPTSSMLLKVRRTTRRKRTEAGESEQDVQFEVEILGIVNTVYKFQGNNCGVTCLLQGACVNL, from the exons ATGGCGGGGGGCAAGCCGGGCGCGGGGGCTGCGACTCCCCAATTGGTGCGCGACAAGCGGTTGGTGTGCGTCGAGTATCCCGGCGTGGTGCGGAACGAGGACAAGATGCTGCAGACTCTGGGGGGCGAAGAGGGAGTCTCTCGG GTCTACGCTGACCCTAACAGAAGGCTTGAGCTCTACTTCCGCCCCAAGGACCCCTACTGCCACCCCGTGTGCGCCAACCGCTTCCCTACGTCTTCCATGCTGCTTAAAGTGAGAAGGACCACTAGGAGGAAGCGGACAGAAGCCGGAGAGTCTGAGCAAGACGTCCAGTTTGAAGTAGAGATTCTCGGGATTGTCAACACCGTCTATAAGTTTCAAGGTAATAATTGTGGTGTGACCTGTCTGCTGCAGGGGGCCTGTGTGAACTTGTGA